In Oncorhynchus gorbuscha isolate QuinsamMale2020 ecotype Even-year linkage group LG03, OgorEven_v1.0, whole genome shotgun sequence, the DNA window CCTTTCCTCTTATCTCATGAGGGGAAAGGTTAAGTCTGAACACTGACATACAGATTTGGAGATATATACTATACTGAATATAGGTTCTAACATGAGTTTCAACTTGAGTGGGTTATCATACAGTGTCTGGTGAGGCCTCTGGTCTACTCGGGGCTGAAATACCTGTATATTGGGTCCATGAAGAAGGGTGAGGGCTTGGCGTAGTGCAGGGAGGGCTGCTGCTGCGGCGGCTGAGCCAGGGACTGCTGTTGCTGGGGCAGCGGGGGCTGGAGGAGGGAGTGGCCCTGGGGGTGCTGGGCGTGGGAGTGCGGGTGGCTGCCGGGGTGCTCCTCCTTGCGGTGGTTCTTGCGGCTGGGCGGTTGTTCGGGGGCCACCATCCCGTTGTGTCCGTCCCGTCGGCGGCTGCCGATGCTCAGGTCCAGCGGCTGCTCCTCACCCCCGGGGAGAATGAGGGGGGCGTTGCTGCTACTGCTGGGTGGGGTGGGCTTGGAGGGGGCCGGTGGGGCCGGCTTGGCCTCCTTGGGCTTGGTGGTGAGGTCGAAGGGCGATGACTCTCCAGTGCCCGGGGCGGACATTTTGTGGGGTGTCGGATGCTGCTCACGAGGCGACTTGGGCTCAGCCTTGAAGAACATGCCGGGGTTGAGGGTGCCGGCCCGCTCTGCGAAGGGgtagagggagtgagggaagttGGGTAAGAACTGGAAGGGGAACATGGAATGGTAGGGCAGCGAGCCGATCTTCTTCTCCTGCAGGCCCATGAGGCCAGGGCCAAAGTACTTCTCTGCGATGGAGGCGATGGCCTTGATGGAGTCAGTGGCAGCGGCGCCCCCTGTGGTGGTGGGTGGCAGCGCCTGCTCCTCCGGAGGCGGGAAGAAGGAGTGCTGGGAGGCgccggagagaaaggagggacgcTCGCAGGCCAGGTTGCTCAAGCTGGACACCGCCGACACCGAGCCACTACTCACGTCGTCCGGCCGCCTGTCCAGACCCGCCCTCTCCGCCCCCCTTGCCCCTCCAGCGCCCGCCGCCTTCCTCCTCTTGGCGCCGGTGCTCCGCTCCCGTTGTTCCCGCTCGCTCTCTGCGTCGCTGTCTAAGTCTGAACCCGAGGCGGTGCCGGTGGTGGTGTCCAGGTCGGTGCCGCTGGTGGTGTTGACGTCCTCCAGGTCACTGCCGTCCGACACCTCCGACATCTTGGCCTTGGCCTTGGCCTCGCCGTACGCCAGCCTATCCTTGTCCTCCCTCTCCTGGCTGCTGAGGAGACTACCACCTCCATTGTTGTTGTTAATGGAGCTGACCAGAGACAGTGGAGGCCCGTCCAGGGGGCTGCGGGGCAGCTTGCCCTCCTGAATCCCACCGTTGTTACTGTTGTTGCCCAGGGGGGTCTTCAGCATCGGGCTGGGGGGCAGTAAGGGCGGCCGGGGGTAGAGCGAGGGGGGGAAAAGGCCTGGGAAGCCGTGGGAGAGCGAAGGGAAACCATGCGGCCCAGGGGAGAAGGGAAGGCCGGCATGGGGGTGAGGGTGTGGCCGGGAGGGGAAGTAGTCGGGGAAGGCCAGGCCCGAGTGGTTGAGGCccgggtggtggtggggatggtggtgctTGGACTTGGCCAGGATGGGGCTGCTGCTCATGGGGATGCCAGGAGCGAAAAGTCCCCCAGCAGGGCCGTAATGGTTCTTGCCCTCACAGAAGCGCCGGTGCTTGTTGAGGGAGGAGGTAGTGCTGAACATCTGGCCACAGTCCTTACACTTGATCTGGGTGCGGCAGTCGGCATGCATGCGCTTGTGGCGGCACAGGTTGGAGAACTGCGTGTAGGACTTGTGGCACACCTCGCCTGGGGAGACACACAGCCCACATGGGCCTGGTTAAGCCCATTTAAACACTGTCACTAACTCAGAGTACCAAGTCAACAGTCTACACGGATACAACACTAGGCTACTTAGAGAAAAATACATGTACATCGCACCTTCATTTTGTCTAAAGACTGTATATCTATACAAATCAGAAGCCGTACATGCTTTTGGTGAAATCCAGTGACAAGTTTTCATCTTCATACTTATTGGCCAGTGAATCACTATGACTGACAACACACCTACCATATGTCCACAAGGGGCAATATACGGTTAAGCTGACTATTTTCACACTATGTTCTATGAAGTGTTGCTTGAATACATACTGTACGTATACATGTATATAGGCATATACACACATACGTGCACATGAGTACAAACAGAAATGCAAAGCAGAAAGTTgagtgagagaagaagagatcaTGGCTTCCGGCATCGTTCAATGGGGAGCTGAAGCGGATACTGTAGGATCCACTTTGATCATATCAAATCTGCCCATGCTGTCGGGAAATTCGTTTTATATCACCCTCAGaggggaaaaaacacacacaaaaggaAAAGAAACCAAAAAGGAACACACAAAGTAACACTTTTTTTGAAAGTCCCCCTAAAGATGCTCAACAAATTATCAATAAACTATTTTCAGTAACATATCAGCTGCAGAGGGACCATAGAGTTGAATAGAGGGCCCAACTCCTATCTATACCATTGCAATTGCGCCCTCTATCCAATTCTAAGCTGGACTATCAAAATAAAGTGTGACCCATACAACaaaaagagaaggagagtgagaggcacagagagggggaaggaggacgATAACAAAAACAAGCAAAAAAGGTAGGAAAAACGCAAAACAAAATGGCGGTTGAAAAAGGGATGGGGGTCATGGAATTGTCTCTGACCTATGGGATTGTGTCTGCTACTGTCACTGGCCCTGcctggggttggagagagacggagggaggaggaagaggaggatgaggaggaggcctTTGGACACGGGGAGGAGGTAGAACTAGATGTGGGTTGGCTAGGCCGTGGCGGCGACAGGGGCGGTGGCGACTCAGACTTACAGATGAAGGGCTTGACACTGCTGTGAATGTGCTTGTGCTGCTTGAGGCCCGAGGAGGTGGCGAAGGTCTTGCCACACTCAGGGCAGGTGTGAGCGCGCGCTCCTACGTGCTGTGAGCGGATGTGGCGCTGCAGGTTGCTGGGGTCCGTAAACACCTACGGGTAGGGGGGGGGGGCCGGCACGtttacattgacacacacacatatgcatacgCACAGATATAAAGCAGTTATGGCCAGCGATCACAGTCATCCGATCACTGTAATAAATAGTACTGAGTAAAATGGATTTTACTGCCATCATAGACAACACAAAACCTGACGATCTAGCTCAGTCTATGCCAGCTGCCCATGAATGGCCTATTAACATTGATGGTGGTGACATTCACAAACAACTAACTTGATGGTCAGTCAACCAACAAGCTGAATAAACTGAAACAAGTGACACAAGTCATGTAACATAAACCCACATGATTAAGTTGGTACTAAGTTGCGTTTATGGTTGCCGACTTAATCATGACATCACACGATTACAACCACGTGTTCCTACATACATACAGGATGGATTTTCTCCTCATTCAAGTCGCTACTGTAGCTAGTGTCAGCATTCACCAAGGTAGCGAAGGAGAAGAGCCAGTGTTTGAGTGCACAACTTACGTGCCGGGTGTGCTGTACCTTATCGCAGTTTTCACACTCGAACCGCTTTCCGCTGTCGTGGGACATCTGGTGACGGATGAGGTTGGACTTCCAGTTGAAGGCCTTGGGACACTGGTCACACTTGTACTCCCGCTCCTCTGTGTGCACAATCATGTGCTGGCCCAGACTggacagggaacacacacacacacacacacacacacacacacacacacacacacacacacacacacacacacacacacacacacacacacacacacacacacacacacacacacacacacacacacacacacacacacacacacacacacacacacagtcctttaGGATAATGATGATACTCCTCCAATCATTAGTGTAGAGGTGATtgtaccactgtgtgtgtgcatgcgtgtgtgttctCGATgacgcacgtgtgtgtgtgtgtgtgtgtgtgtgtgtgtgtgtgtgtgtgtgtgtgtgtgtgtgtgtgtgtgtgtgtgtgtgtgtgtgtgtgtgtgtgtgtgtgtgtgtgtgtgtgtgtgtgtgtgtgtgtgtgtgtgtgtgtgctgcacctGTACTCGTTGGGGAAGATCTTCTCGCAATCCTTGCACTCATGGACGGGCTCATGGTCGCTGTCGTCGCGCTCCTGCTTGAAGTCCTCGTTGCTGAGCGTGTCGAACAGGGAGCCGGCGCTGGCGCAGGAGTACTTCTGGTGCCGCCGCAGTTCCAGGCCCGAGGTGAACAGCTCGTCACAGTCCTCGCAGCGGTACATCTGCTCGTCTGCAAAACAACACAACTTGTTTTGTCCCGACTGTTTTATCGGATACATGTGTCATCTGGACAAGGACCGAACGATACACACCTGTGAAAGGCAAAGGTCTGAGCAGGATGACTACATAGCTCCCCAGCCTATATCCATCGATGATCCCAGACTGAACACACAACTACAAACAAGGCAAGAGCATCCAGAAATGTCTAGCATTCAAACTTGTATGAAAAGAAATCTCAGGGTAGCCCATACCCTGTACTCTCCTGTCCAAGCTAATCAAGAGCATGTTCAAACGCTTAAAATAACCACTCTCCAATTGGTGTTGATGTAAAAGGAAAAATCTATTAAAAATCAAATGTAGCCTGGCCTAGAGGGCTTTACACCTTAATTAACTCATAGCTGATTACTTTAAGTCCAGTAGTAGTGGCTGTTCTTTGGCTTTATAGCGAGCAAAGGAAACAATAGGCTACACATTTGTCATTGTTTTCCAGCATGATAGCCTTTGTAATACTTTTCCCAACCAAGGTCAAACCAATAAAAGTTGGAGGCAGGGGCTTTCAATGGCGGGTTCCTGACTTGGACGCCAAGTTCAACAACTCAGGCCaaatgagagggggggggggagtagaTGGTGGAAGTTGTCCAAGAAGAATGAGCCATGCGAGGTTCGGCTAGGTTGTCACCCACCCTGTGGAGGTTTTAGAGCGCCAATCAACCCACGATGCCCGCTCTGCCGTGACCCTAGTGGGCACTGCGCGAGGGCACCAGAGATCCCCCTAACACGCCACACTGTAACTATTAGTCATCGAATAGCAAAGCAGACAAGTTGATTCAAAATGACTTACAGTGCATGGCTCATCTGGTTTCTACTGTATGCCTACATTTATTCCGCTGGCTATGCCTAGAGCCATTAAAAGGGCAGAAGTGTAGCAACAGAACTTTGTCTAAACATGTATTTGAACAAATGACCCTCTTTGGTCGTAGTCGTCCATTACTTCAAACTCAAACact includes these proteins:
- the prdm16 gene encoding histone-lysine N-methyltransferase PRDM16 isoform X7 — encoded protein: MRSKARARKLAKNDSETVDSMYETEPHLLAGGAESGEEETEDSIMSPIPVGPPSPHPNNHHHHGRHHHNEDPFTPKEGSPYEVPVYIPDDIPIPSDLELRESSVPGAGLGIWAKTRIGMGECFGPHSALQSATVKDGSFGWEQMLNDHEAASSPESCIKKVVDEMGNVKFCLDEGSEAGGSWLKYVRTAPSFEEQNLAACHLSGDQIYYKAIRDIEVGEELLVYMKDGLFPEGSMAPNLEDEQMYRCEDCDELFTSGLELRRHQKYSCASAGSLFDTLSNEDFKQERDDSDHEPVHECKDCEKIFPNEYSLGQHMIVHTEEREYKCDQCPKAFNWKSNLIRHQMSHDSGKRFECENCDKVQHTRHVFTDPSNLQRHIRSQHVGARAHTCPECGKTFATSSGLKQHKHIHSSVKPFICPCGLCVSPGEVCHKSYTQFSNLCRHKRMHADCRTQIKCKDCGQMFSTTSSLNKHRRFCEGKNHYGPAGGLFAPGIPMSSSPILAKSKHHHPHHHPGLNHSGLAFPDYFPSRPHPHPHAGLPFSPGPHGFPSLSHGFPGLFPPSLYPRPPLLPPSPMLKTPLGNNSNNGGIQEGKLPRSPLDGPPLSLVSSINNNNGGGSLLSSQEREDKDRLAYGEAKAKAKMSEVSDGSDLEDVNTTSGTDLDTTTGTASGSDLDSDAESEREQRERSTGAKRRKAAGAGGARGAERAGLDRRPDDVSSGSVSAVSSLSNLACERPSFLSGASQHSFFPPPEEQALPPTTTGGAAATDSIKAIASIAEKYFGPGLMGLQEKKIGSLPYHSMFPFQFLPNFPHSLYPFAERAGTLNPGMFFKAEPKSPREQHPTPHKMSAPGTGESSPFDLTTKPKEAKPAPPAPSKPTPPSSSSNAPLILPGGEEQPLDLSIGSRRRDGHNGMVAPEQPPSRKNHRKEEHPGSHPHSHAQHPQGHSLLQPPLPQQQQSLAQPPQQQPSLHYAKPSPFFMDPIYSRVEKRKLLDPVGALKEKYLRPSPLLFHPQMSAMENMTEKLESFGALKLDAPPNSLQHSAHPLFNFRSPPPSLSDAILRKGKERYTCRYCGKIFPRSANLTRHLRTHTGEQPYRCKYCDRSFSISSNLQRHVRNIHNKEKPFKCHLCNRCFGQQTNLDRHLKKHEHESIPVSQHSGILSNLGNNVSSPNSEPDNHALLDEKEDSYFSEIRNFISNSELNQASSSTDKRSEVAEEERPSSHSLSNSKMAARGLEEEEEEAEGDDEEEEEGSLTEKSQDEAPESPSPVTMVTPEAYEDEEEEEAEEEEEATPLAMSYEHTRRCIEEDGGLLDLESLPSFPKGLELHKASSSEEPPFDVKDIFNTASLESEALKETLYRQAKTQAYAMMLSLSENNPLHASSQNSLDAWLSMGGGPSETSSFHPLNHI
- the prdm16 gene encoding histone-lysine N-methyltransferase PRDM16 isoform X17, yielding MRSKARARKLAKNDSETVDSMYETEPHLLAGGAESGEEETEDSIMSPIPVGPPSPHPNNHHHHGRHHHNEDPFTPKEGSPYEVPVYIPDDIPIPSDLELRESSVPGAGLGIWAKTRIGMGECFGPHSALQSATVKDGSFGWEVVDEMGNVKFCLDEGSEAGGSWLKYVRTAPSFEEQNLAACHLSGDQIYYKAIRDIEVGEELLVYMKDGLFPEGSMAPNLEDEQMYRCEDCDELFTSGLELRRHQKYSCASAGSLFDTLSNEDFKQERDDSDHEPVHECKDCEKIFPNEYSLGQHMIVHTEEREYKCDQCPKAFNWKSNLIRHQMSHDSGKRFECENCDKVFTDPSNLQRHIRSQHVGARAHTCPECGKTFATSSGLKQHKHIHSSVKPFICEVCHKSYTQFSNLCRHKRMHADCRTQIKCKDCGQMFSTTSSLNKHRRFCEGKNHYGPAGGLFAPGIPMSSSPILAKSKHHHPHHHPGLNHSGLAFPDYFPSRPHPHPHAGLPFSPGPHGFPSLSHGFPGLFPPSLYPRPPLLPPSPMLKTPLGNNSNNGGIQEGKLPRSPLDGPPLSLVSSINNNNGGGSLLSSQEREDKDRLAYGEAKAKAKMSEVSDGSDLEDVNTTSGTDLDTTTGTASGSDLDSDAESEREQRERSTGAKRRKAAGAGGARGAERAGLDRRPDDVSSGSVSAVSSLSNLACERPSFLSGASQHSFFPPPEEQALPPTTTGGAAATDSIKAIASIAEKYFGPGLMGLQEKKIGSLPYHSMFPFQFLPNFPHSLYPFAERAGTLNPGMFFKAEPKSPREQHPTPHKMSAPGTGESSPFDLTTKPKEAKPAPPAPSKPTPPSSSSNAPLILPGGEEQPLDLSIGSRRRDGHNGMVAPEQPPSRKNHRKEEHPGSHPHSHAQHPQGHSLLQPPLPQQQQSLAQPPQQQPSLHYAKPSPFFMDPIYRVEKRKLLDPVGALKEKYLRPSPLLFHPQLQYLYRGTPSLPQMSAMENMTEKLESFGALKLDAPPNSLQHSAHPLFNFRSPPPSLSDAILRKGKERYTCRYCGKIFPRSANLTRHLRTHTGEQPYRCKYCDRSFSISSNLQRHVRNIHNKEKPFKCHLCNRCFGQQTNLDRHLKKHEHESIPVSQHSGILSNLGNNVSSPNSEPDNHALLDEKEDSYFSEIRNFISNSELNQASSSTDKRSEVAEEERPSSHSLSNSKMAARGLEEEEEEAEGDDEEEEEGSLTEKSQDEAPESPSPVTMVTPEAYEDEEEEEAEEEEEATPLAMSYEHTRRCIEEDGGLLDLESLPSFPKGLELHKASSSEEPPFDVKDIFNTASLESEALKETLYRQAKTQAYAMMLSLSENNPLHASSQNSLDAWLSMGGGPSETSSFHPLNHI
- the prdm16 gene encoding histone-lysine N-methyltransferase PRDM16 isoform X10, coding for MRSKARARKLAKNDSETVDSMYETEPHLLAGGAESGEEETEDSIMSPIPVGPPSPHPNNHHHHGRHHHNEDPFTPKEGSPYEVPVYIPDDIPIPSDLELRESSVPGAGLGIWAKTRIGMGECFGPHSALQSATVKDGSFGWEVVDEMGNVKFCLDEGSEAGGSWLKYVRTAPSFEEQNLAACHLSGDQIYYKAIRDIEVGEELLVYMKDGLFPEGSMAPNLEDEQMYRCEDCDELFTSGLELRRHQKYSCASAGSLFDTLSNEDFKQERDDSDHEPVHECKDCEKIFPNEYSLGQHMIVHTEEREYKCDQCPKAFNWKSNLIRHQMSHDSGKRFECENCDKVQHTRHVFTDPSNLQRHIRSQHVGARAHTCPECGKTFATSSGLKQHKHIHSSVKPFICPCGLCVSPGEVCHKSYTQFSNLCRHKRMHADCRTQIKCKDCGQMFSTTSSLNKHRRFCEGKNHYGPAGGLFAPGIPMSSSPILAKSKHHHPHHHPGLNHSGLAFPDYFPSRPHPHPHAGLPFSPGPHGFPSLSHGFPGLFPPSLYPRPPLLPPSPMLKTPLGNNSNNGGIQEGKLPRSPLDGPPLSLVSSINNNNGGGSLLSSQEREDKDRLAYGEAKAKAKMSEVSDGSDLEDVNTTSGTDLDTTTGTASGSDLDSDAESEREQRERSTGAKRRKAAGAGGARGAERAGLDRRPDDVSSGSVSAVSSLSNLACERPSFLSGASQHSFFPPPEEQALPPTTTGGAAATDSIKAIASIAEKYFGPGLMGLQEKKIGSLPYHSMFPFQFLPNFPHSLYPFAERAGTLNPGMFFKAEPKSPREQHPTPHKMSAPGTGESSPFDLTTKPKEAKPAPPAPSKPTPPSSSSNAPLILPGGEEQPLDLSIGSRRRDGHNGMVAPEQPPSRKNHRKEEHPGSHPHSHAQHPQGHSLLQPPLPQQQQSLAQPPQQQPSLHYAKPSPFFMDPIYSRVEKRKLLDPVGALKEKYLRPSPLLFHPQLQYLYRGTPSLPQMSAMENMTEKLESFGALKLDAPPNSLQHSAHPLFNFRSPPPSLSDAILRKGKERYTCRYCGKIFPRSANLTRHLRTHTGEQPYRCKYCDRSFSISSNLQRHVRNIHNKEKPFKCHLCNRCFGQQTNLDRHLKKHEHESIPVSQHSGILSNLGNNVSSPNSEPDNHALLDEKEDSYFSEIRNFISNSELNQASSSTDKRSEVAEEERPSSHSLSNSKMAARGLEEEEEEAEGDDEEEEEGSLTEKSQDEAPESPSPVTMVTPEAYEDEEEEEAEEEEEATPLAMSYEHTRRCIEEDGGLLDLESLPSFPKGLELHKASSSEEPPFDVKDIFNTASLESEALKETLYRQAKTQAYAMMLSLSENNPLHASSQNSLDAWLSMGGGPSETSSFHPLNHI
- the prdm16 gene encoding histone-lysine N-methyltransferase PRDM16 isoform X12, which encodes MRSKARARKLAKNDSETVDSMYETEPHLLAGGAESGEEETEDSIMSPIPVGPPSPHPNNHHHHGRHHHNEDPFTPKEGSPYEVPVYIPDDIPIPSDLELRESSVPGAGLGIWAKTRIGMGECFGPHSALQSATVKDGSFGWEVVDEMGNVKFCLDEGSEAGGSWLKYVRTAPSFEEQNLAACHLSGDQIYYKAIRDIEVGEELLVYMKDGLFPEGSMAPNLEDEQMYRCEDCDELFTSGLELRRHQKYSCASAGSLFDTLSNEDFKQERDDSDHEPVHECKDCEKIFPNEYSLGQHMIVHTEEREYKCDQCPKAFNWKSNLIRHQMSHDSGKRFECENCDKVFTDPSNLQRHIRSQHVGARAHTCPECGKTFATSSGLKQHKHIHSSVKPFICEVCHKSYTQFSNLCRHKRMHADCRTQIKCKDCGQMFSTTSSLNKHRRFCEGKNHYGPAGGLFAPGIPMSSSPILAKSKHHHPHHHPGLNHSGLAFPDYFPSRPHPHPHAGLPFSPGPHGFPSLSHGFPGLFPPSLYPRPPLLPPSPMLKTPLGNNSNNGGIQEGKLPRSPLDGPPLSLVSSINNNNGGGSLLSSQEREDKDRLAYGEAKAKAKMSEVSDGSDLEDVNTTSGTDLDTTTGTASGSDLDSDAESEREQRERSTGAKRRKAAGAGGARGAERAGLDRRPDDVSSGSVSAVSSLSNLACERPSFLSGASQHSFFPPPEEQALPPTTTGGAAATDSIKAIASIAEKYFGPGLMGLQEKKIGSLPYHSMFPFQFLPNFPHSLYPFAERAGTLNPGMFFKAEPKSPREQHPTPHKMSAPGTGESSPFDLTTKPKEAKPAPPAPSKPTPPSSSSNAPLILPGGEEQPLDLSIGSRRRDGHNGMVAPEQPPSRKNHRKEEHPGSHPHSHAQHPQGHSLLQPPLPQQQQSLAQPPQQQPSLHYAKPSPFFMDPIYSRVEKRKLLDPVGALKEKYLRPSPLLFHPQLQYLYRGTPSLPQMSAMENMTEKLESFGALKLDAPPNSLQHSAHPLFNFRSPPPSLSDAILRKGKERYTCRYCGKIFPRSANLTRHLRTHTGEQPYRCKYCDRSFSISSNLQRHVRNIHNKEKPFKCHLCNRCFGQQTNLDRHLKKHEHESIPVSQHSGILSNLGNNVSSPNSEPDNHALLDEKEDSYFSEIRNFISNSELNQASSSTDKRSEVAEEERPSSHSLSNSKMAARGLEEEEEEAEGDDEEEEEGSLTEKSQDEAPESPSPVTMVTPEAYEDEEEEEAEEEEEATPLAMSYEHTRRCIEEDGGLLDLESLPSFPKGLELHKASSSEEPPFDVKDIFNTASLESEALKETLYRQAKTQAYAMMLSLSENNPLHASSQNSLDAWLSMGGGPSETSSFHPLNHI
- the prdm16 gene encoding histone-lysine N-methyltransferase PRDM16 isoform X4; its protein translation is MRSKARARKLAKNDSETVDSMYETEPHLLAGGAESGEEETEDSIMSPIPVGPPSPHPNNHHHHGRHHHNEDPFTPKEGSPYEVPVYIPDDIPIPSDLELRESSVPGAGLGIWAKTRIGMGECFGPHSALQSATVKDGSFGWEQMLNDHEAASSPESCIKKVVDEMGNVKFCLDEGSEAGGSWLKYVRTAPSFEEQNLAACHLSGDQIYYKAIRDIEVGEELLVYMKDGLFPEGSMAPNLEDEQMYRCEDCDELFTSGLELRRHQKYSCASAGSLFDTLSNEDFKQERDDSDHEPVHECKDCEKIFPNEYSLGQHMIVHTEEREYKCDQCPKAFNWKSNLIRHQMSHDSGKRFECENCDKVFTDPSNLQRHIRSQHVGARAHTCPECGKTFATSSGLKQHKHIHSSVKPFICPCGLCVSPGEVCHKSYTQFSNLCRHKRMHADCRTQIKCKDCGQMFSTTSSLNKHRRFCEGKNHYGPAGGLFAPGIPMSSSPILAKSKHHHPHHHPGLNHSGLAFPDYFPSRPHPHPHAGLPFSPGPHGFPSLSHGFPGLFPPSLYPRPPLLPPSPMLKTPLGNNSNNGGIQEGKLPRSPLDGPPLSLVSSINNNNGGGSLLSSQEREDKDRLAYGEAKAKAKMSEVSDGSDLEDVNTTSGTDLDTTTGTASGSDLDSDAESEREQRERSTGAKRRKAAGAGGARGAERAGLDRRPDDVSSGSVSAVSSLSNLACERPSFLSGASQHSFFPPPEEQALPPTTTGGAAATDSIKAIASIAEKYFGPGLMGLQEKKIGSLPYHSMFPFQFLPNFPHSLYPFAERAGTLNPGMFFKAEPKSPREQHPTPHKMSAPGTGESSPFDLTTKPKEAKPAPPAPSKPTPPSSSSNAPLILPGGEEQPLDLSIGSRRRDGHNGMVAPEQPPSRKNHRKEEHPGSHPHSHAQHPQGHSLLQPPLPQQQQSLAQPPQQQPSLHYAKPSPFFMDPIYSRVEKRKLLDPVGALKEKYLRPSPLLFHPQLQYLYRGTPSLPQMSAMENMTEKLESFGALKLDAPPNSLQHSAHPLFNFRSPPPSLSDAILRKGKERYTCRYCGKIFPRSANLTRHLRTHTGEQPYRCKYCDRSFSISSNLQRHVRNIHNKEKPFKCHLCNRCFGQQTNLDRHLKKHEHESIPVSQHSGILSNLGNNVSSPNSEPDNHALLDEKEDSYFSEIRNFISNSELNQASSSTDKRSEVAEEERPSSHSLSNSKMAARGLEEEEEEAEGDDEEEEEGSLTEKSQDEAPESPSPVTMVTPEAYEDEEEEEAEEEEEATPLAMSYEHTRRCIEEDGGLLDLESLPSFPKGLELHKASSSEEPPFDVKDIFNTASLESEALKETLYRQAKTQAYAMMLSLSENNPLHASSQNSLDAWLSMGGGPSETSSFHPLNHI
- the prdm16 gene encoding histone-lysine N-methyltransferase PRDM16 isoform X2, coding for MRSKARARKLAKNDSETVDSMYETEPHLLAGGAESGEEETEDSIMSPIPVGPPSPHPNNHHHHGRHHHNEDPFTPKEGSPYEVPVYIPDDIPIPSDLELRESSVPGAGLGIWAKTRIGMGECFGPHSALQSATVKDGSFGWEQMLNDHEAASSPESCIKKVVDEMGNVKFCLDEGSEAGGSWLKYVRTAPSFEEQNLAACHLSGDQIYYKAIRDIEVGEELLVYMKDGLFPEGSMAPNLEDEQMYRCEDCDELFTSGLELRRHQKYSCASAGSLFDTLSNEDFKQERDDSDHEPVHECKDCEKIFPNEYSLGQHMIVHTEEREYKCDQCPKAFNWKSNLIRHQMSHDSGKRFECENCDKVQHTRHVFTDPSNLQRHIRSQHVGARAHTCPECGKTFATSSGLKQHKHIHSSVKPFICPCGLCVSPGEVCHKSYTQFSNLCRHKRMHADCRTQIKCKDCGQMFSTTSSLNKHRRFCEGKNHYGPAGGLFAPGIPMSSSPILAKSKHHHPHHHPGLNHSGLAFPDYFPSRPHPHPHAGLPFSPGPHGFPSLSHGFPGLFPPSLYPRPPLLPPSPMLKTPLGNNSNNGGIQEGKLPRSPLDGPPLSLVSSINNNNGGGSLLSSQEREDKDRLAYGEAKAKAKMSEVSDGSDLEDVNTTSGTDLDTTTGTASGSDLDSDAESEREQRERSTGAKRRKAAGAGGARGAERAGLDRRPDDVSSGSVSAVSSLSNLACERPSFLSGASQHSFFPPPEEQALPPTTTGGAAATDSIKAIASIAEKYFGPGLMGLQEKKIGSLPYHSMFPFQFLPNFPHSLYPFAERAGTLNPGMFFKAEPKSPREQHPTPHKMSAPGTGESSPFDLTTKPKEAKPAPPAPSKPTPPSSSSNAPLILPGGEEQPLDLSIGSRRRDGHNGMVAPEQPPSRKNHRKEEHPGSHPHSHAQHPQGHSLLQPPLPQQQQSLAQPPQQQPSLHYAKPSPFFMDPIYRVEKRKLLDPVGALKEKYLRPSPLLFHPQLQYLYRGTPSLPQMSAMENMTEKLESFGALKLDAPPNSLQHSAHPLFNFRSPPPSLSDAILRKGKERYTCRYCGKIFPRSANLTRHLRTHTGEQPYRCKYCDRSFSISSNLQRHVRNIHNKEKPFKCHLCNRCFGQQTNLDRHLKKHEHESIPVSQHSGILSNLGNNVSSPNSEPDNHALLDEKEDSYFSEIRNFISNSELNQASSSTDKRSEVAEEERPSSHSLSNSKMAARGLEEEEEEAEGDDEEEEEGSLTEKSQDEAPESPSPVTMVTPEAYEDEEEEEAEEEEEATPLAMSYEHTRRCIEEDGGLLDLESLPSFPKGLELHKASSSEEPPFDVKDIFNTASLESEALKETLYRQAKTQAYAMMLSLSENNPLHASSQNSLDAWLSMGGGPSETSSFHPLNHI